In the Topomyia yanbarensis strain Yona2022 chromosome 3, ASM3024719v1, whole genome shotgun sequence genome, one interval contains:
- the LOC131688950 gene encoding regulator of MON1-CCZ1 complex — protein MDKTVDFQHYYLELSAEPVRFDAVSQLTNVFFDDAKQQVFAVRSGGATGIVVKSATDAQNLSFCMEDRGTIRSIKFSSDNQVLAIQRNETSVEFVPFNANHQPNVQEMLIHQGKNIIYGFVWVQERQVALISNAGVEIFQPNFEKRVLKSIKSLNITVNWFSFCPTSNFALLSSNMGTILTPLMLKPSTITKLPRLELGTGQGCSGRDVTLAQLYGTNAILILKQLQNRQFEIVIYLLNGPGLAPKKSHILRLGQNGRFAMNIVDDVVVVHHQATSTSMLFDIALGGAEVEPGSGAVIHQPIIPAKPIKPFALEVPSISLDGKTINCDLYSQHWVLFQPNIVIDAKLGCMWFVLLKLNSLCTLITDRLRLVEFLLQRTDGKLVLLRVLKEMMSTNYSGTMLPIIESVFNKLNSLYKSVLDSELQSQMALMSLSSKAQSNKSSLAPRVVIDQSDMYTGVFATITDTEQLGKILLLYLHSLVRHGISANHELSKQIIIDLVKNKQFDTLQQLLKYSALNESKPLACFLLSLSNSDPSISQMALDMLSRLNASEIILEVLLEKGQVIEALRIAKQLPGADSLPARKYLEAASKTKDPLVFHSVYNFFQAKNVRLRGSPDFLKHEQCTEYVQHYQMLINSECL, from the exons TACCGATGCTCAGAACTTATCCTTCTGCATGGAGGATCGTGGCACCATCCGATCAATCAAGTTCTCCTCGGATAACCAGGTGTTGGCTATCCAGCGTAATGAAACTTCGGTGGAGTTTGTTCCCTTCAACGCTAACCATCAGCCGAATGTGCAGGAAATGCTGATCCATCAAGGAAAGAACATCATCTACGGCTTTGTGTGGGTACAGGAGCGTCAGGTTGCGCTCATTTCCAACGCCGGAGTGGAGATTTTCCAACCGAATTTCGAGAAACGGGTTTTAAAGTCGATCAAATCGCTGAACATAACGGTTAATTGGTTCAGTTTTTGTCCCACCTCTAACTTTGCTTTGCTGTCTTCGAATATGGGAACGATTCTGACACCGCTTATGTTAAAACCATCGACAATAACTAAGCTACCGCGGTTGGAACTGGGAACCGGTCAGGGTTGTTCAGGACGAGACGTTACCCTGGCGCAGTTGTACGGGACAAATGCTATTTTGATCTTGAAACAGTTGCAGAATCGTCAGTTTGAAATTGTTATCTATTTGCTGAATGGGCCGGGATTAGCTCCGAAGAAGTCCCACATATTACGCTTGGGTCAAAACGGTCGTTTCGCAATGAATATAGTCGATGATGTAGTGGTGGTTCACCATCAGGCCACTTCCACTTCGATGCTGTTTGACATCGCGCTAGGGGGAGCTGAAGTTGAACCCGGTTCCGGTGCAGTTATTCATCAGCCAATCATTCCGGCTAAGCCAATCAAACCGTTCGCACTGGAAGTGCCAAGTATTTCGCTGGACGGGAAAACTATTAATTGTGATCTTT ACTCTCAACACTGGGTTCTGTTCCAGCCGAATATTGTAATTGATGCAAAACTTGGTTGCATGTGGTTTGTTCTACTGAAGCTGAACTCCCTGTGTACTCTGATCACAGATCGCCTACGGTTGGTAGAATTTCTGCTGCAGCGGACTGATGGAAAGCTTGTTTTACTCCGTGTGTTAAAAGAAATGATGAGCACCAATTATAGTGGAACTATGCTGCCGATAATCGAGAGTGTCTTCAACAAACTAAATTCTCTGTACAAAAGTGTTTTGGATAGTGAACTCCAGAGCCAAATGGCACTGATGAGTCTGTCCAGCAAAGCACAGTCCAACAAATCATCGTTGGCTCCGCGAGTCGTTATTGACCAATCGGACATGTATACCGGAGTATTTGCTACCATAACCGACACGGAACAGCTTGGAAAGATCCTTCTGCTCTATCTTCACTCTTTGGTACGCCACGGAATCTCCGCAAACCACGAACTGAGCAAGCAGATCATCATCGATCTGGTCAAGAACAAACAGTTTGATACGTTGCAGCAGTTGTTGAAGTACTCGGCCCTCAACGAATCAAAGCCACTGGCGTGTTTTCTGCTATCCCTTTCCAACTCGGACCCCTCCATCTCTCAGATGGCCCTGGATATGCTGTCTCGATTGAATGCCAGCGAAATCATTTTGGAAGTCCTGCTGGAAAAGGGTCAAGTAATTGAAGCGCTGCGAATCGCTAAGCAGCTGCCCGGTGCGGATTCACTCCCAGCAAGAAAGTATCTGGAAGCAGCCAGCAAAACAAAAGATCCACTAGTGTTTCACTCGGTGTACAACTTTTTCCAGGCGAAGAACGTGAGACTGCGTGGGTCGCCGGACTTTTTGAAGC ATGAACAATGCACCGAATATGTGCAGCACTACCAGATGTTGATTAACAGCGAGTGTTTATGA
- the LOC131688952 gene encoding uncharacterized protein LOC131688952, with the protein MAEMKLDMPAEDDMATRVFWEILSPLGYIPQPVKEALKSTGFDNLLSLSAMRESDLEDISGQHKLPMGHRRLIKVLSERINQLGIDDLTAKLLRKLDRQATTVVKVSKPTPPNPTSSDSRDELPLSRPVPSGEALVEIYRTKLQQNILSWLTTHGELGSKDVELQDININVSIQEGKLQGSVICPFCRMEIKIYIRAPDADSSGAIANSNYIKHYNRMHRKVPLPPKSPAANSWSSPFSHGTPPPGTMMALEQHQQALAQLHAEQHAAAYAAVTAAASAGAVGVGPNGSSSSTAGSSSGQLPNPAAMYELLFKQESNSWDE; encoded by the exons ATGGCGGAGATGAAACTTGACATG CCCGCCGAAGATGATATGGCTACCAGGGTATTCTGGGAGATACTTTCACCTCTTGGTTACATTCCGCAACCGGTGAAAGAAGCACTAAAATCAACCGGATTCGACAATCTACTTTCTCTGTCCGCTATGCGAGAGTCAGACCTGGAAGATATCTCCGGGCAGCACAAGTTACCGATGGGTCATCGGCGATTGATAAAAGTTTTATCGGAGCGCATCAACCAGCTTGGAATAGATGACCTGACAGCGAAACTATTGCGAAAGTTAGACCGACAGGCAACAACGGTGGTCAAAGTATCTAAACCGACACCTCCCAATCCTACGAGCAGTGACTCGCGAGACGAATTACCGCTTTCACGACCGGTACCCTCCGGGGAAGCACTGGTCGAAATTTATCGAACCAAGCTACAGCAGAATATTCTTTCCTGGCTGACCACCCACGGCGAACTCGGTTCGAAGGATGTTGAGCTGCAAGATATCAACATCAACGTTTCTATACAGGAGGGAAAATTGCAGGGTTCCGTTATTTGTCCTTTCTGCCGCATGGAAATCAAGATTTACATTCGAGCCCCGGATGCAGACAGTAGTGGAGCGATAGCCAATTCGAACTACATCAAACACTACAACCGAATGCACCGGAAGGTACCGTTGCCTCCAAAATCCCCCGCAGCAAATAGTTGGTCATCCCCGTTCAGTCATGGTACACCTCCGCCAGGCACAATGATGGCCCTGGAACAGCACCAGCAAGCATTGGCTCAGCTGCATGCGGAACAGCATGCTGCGGCCTACGCTGCCGTAACGGCCGCCGCAAGTGCTGGTGCGGTTGGGGTTGGGCCGAAtggaagcagcagcagcacggCGGGAAGTTCCAGCGGACAGCTTCCTAATCCGGCCGCCATGTACGAGTTGCTGTTTAAACAGGAATCTAACAGCTGGGATGAATAG
- the LOC131689234 gene encoding adenosine 5'-monophosphoramidase HINT3-like isoform X2: MASTQFSDGCIFCKIASGKDASTVILFENERICIFKDIRPAADNHLLAIPKHHIGDVRPLTVSDKPLLEEMRTELSNVLKDQFQVDDTTVLFGFHIPPFTTVKHLHMHGIAPVSSMGFISRMMFKPESMWFKTATTIIDRLPPTPVT, translated from the exons ATGGCTTCCACACAATTTTCGGACGGGTGCATCTTCTGCAAGATTGCCTCTGGGAAGGACGCCAGCACCGTCATTCTGTTCGAAAATGAACGAATTTGTATCTTCAAAGATATTCGACCTGCGGCCGATAACCACCTGCTGGCTATACCGAAGCACCACATAGGCGATGTGCGGCCACTAACAGTCAGTGATAAACCTCTGC TGGAAGAGATGAGAACGGAACTCTCTAACGTTCTGAAGGATCAGTTCCAGGTTGACGACACTACGGTTCTGTTCGGTTTCCATATTCCACCGTTTACAACGGTGAAGCATTTGCATATGCACGGAATAGCACCAGTTAGTAGCATGGGATTTATATCGAGAATGATGTTCAAACCGGAATCGATGTGGTTCAAAACG gCTACAACTATAATAGATAGACTACCACCGACCCCGGTCACATAA
- the LOC131689234 gene encoding adenosine 5'-monophosphoramidase HINT3-like isoform X1, which yields MASTQFSDGCIFCKIASGKDASTVILFENERICIFKDIRPAADNHLLAIPKHHIGDVRPLTVSDKPLLEEMRTELSNVLKDQFQVDDTTVLFGFHIPPFTTVKHLHMHGIAPVSSMGFISRMMFKPESMWFKTFHRFFTSFTRTLSPTLMLINQLLLHQLHCLIWHLVYFRRR from the exons ATGGCTTCCACACAATTTTCGGACGGGTGCATCTTCTGCAAGATTGCCTCTGGGAAGGACGCCAGCACCGTCATTCTGTTCGAAAATGAACGAATTTGTATCTTCAAAGATATTCGACCTGCGGCCGATAACCACCTGCTGGCTATACCGAAGCACCACATAGGCGATGTGCGGCCACTAACAGTCAGTGATAAACCTCTGC TGGAAGAGATGAGAACGGAACTCTCTAACGTTCTGAAGGATCAGTTCCAGGTTGACGACACTACGGTTCTGTTCGGTTTCCATATTCCACCGTTTACAACGGTGAAGCATTTGCATATGCACGGAATAGCACCAGTTAGTAGCATGGGATTTATATCGAGAATGATGTTCAAACCGGAATCGATGTGGTTCAAAACG TTTCATCGCTTTTTCACCAGCTTCACACGAACGCTCTCGCCGACGCTGATGCTCATCAATCAGCTTTTGCTTCACCAGCTCCATTGTCTGATCTGGCATCTGGTCTACTTTCGACGGCGGTGA